GTTACAATACGCAAAGAAAGGAATCCAAAAATTATAAACAGAacaaaaaaaacccaaaaaagCAAGCGAACAAAAACAACCCAAAAACCTCgaccaaaaaacaaaaaactacaGCACCCACCTACAACGCTACCATGAAACATTACACAAAAAAGAAGTGCATGtcaaaaaatcaaaactttacaTCCAACAACAACTgctaaatcaataaaaaaaaatgaaaaatgtgatAACAACtccaacaagaagaagaaagtcaAATCAAAACCTCAACAACCAACCGCAATAACCCACGTGAATGGTGGTTCAATACTCCAATGGTGGTTCGACAAACAATGCACCTCTGCCACACTCTGGCTAATAAAGAACAAGAACCACCAAGAAGCGAACAACGATGCTTCAATGGTGGTTCCTCTAACTAAACAAAAATCGCTACACCCACGACCAAAACCTTGTTCGAGAGACGATAAGCACCTTCTAAATCATTGTTATAGTTAATCACTTAAACATTATTGACATTTCAACGGTAACAAGCATTACTTTCTCCACTTTACTTGTCTCAGCTACCCTAGCTTGCTTAAATGAGTTTTTGAGGGGAGAAATAACTCTACTCATACAAGGTTAGCGCAATACTCTTAGAAGAGTACTACtaattaaacctaatatttttagaagagtACTAGAAAGAGTAATGATAGTTATACTAATAGGTGGTTCATTTTTGGGTGATGGGATGACATTATTTGTTCTAcccatttttttgtttgattttcaaTTGAGATTCGACATCATTTCTATATGGGAAACATTTTGTTGGAATGAATCATACTTTATTCGATTCTTTATGAATTTGTTAGCAGTTGGGCTTGTACTTGTGAcatctttcaaaatttcatacTTATCAAATTAGTTTTTTCCTTTCCTCTTACCTGATGTACTAATGTAATATGataattatgaattaatttcCAACTTTTTTTCGTAGTTTTATGATGTAATAACAATTATGAATTAGTTTCCAACTTTTATGATGTAATGACAATTATGAATTAGTTAGCTTACTTTTTACCAAATATTGCCTCTTTgccaaaaataatatatatatatatatatatatatatatatatatatatatattgcaaaaaATTTACTTGTCTCTATTTATCCTAACCAAGCTTATATGGGCCAACTATGTGTTCCTCAAGCTTGTGTAGTCAAACTTGTATGATTTAATTTGTGTGTGATCGATTCTACTTGTTGAGAGTTACAACAAACATTTAGAagtaaattagaataaaataaaaatcattaataaaaaaatatagattaacaaagatcatcaaaatcaaagaaaacattataacaaaatgatatattttttacttatatatatatatatatatatatatatatatatatatatatattattttttaattattttttattaaagtttacttttctaactattttattcgtaactcttttattcatttaaaataaaagaaaataaataaaacaacataagTGAAATAAAggtgtataaaaaataaaaataaaataaaggcaggcataataaaatgtaaattaaagaaaattaaagaagatgGCATATAAACATTAGgggaaaattgttttgaattttttaatttggattgtccaaacaaaattaattttcaaatccaAAATATCAATCATGccaaaagtcaaataaaaaaaaataaaacataagatGACAGACAAATGACAGTGAcgtataaaaaaacaaaataagaataaaataaaatgaaatttatgatAGGTGAGTACATGTAATTAGATAAAAATTCTTATGTAAATGGAGATAAATTAGTGAactatgaaatgaaaaatattttatttgtttagacAAGATTAGATGTtaacaatgttaaaaaaagttatttattgacaaattaatatataactaaCTCCATTACTAACTCACCAAAATCTATGAAACTCTTATTGCACTATTGTTAGGCACTAAAGATCAAATTATCCTACTTCTCTATTATAAAAACAGTTATGAATTAGTttccaatttttattatattttttaaatatcattgacAACTATTTATCAAGTATTGCCTCTTCACCATCAAATGCttaatattattagtaaaagtgttatttttatttaattttcttttgtcacATTATTGTAGAtgacttttaatatatttttctatttctttcagCTGAACCAGGTTATCATATCAGATGATTACTCAAACGTCTAGACGATAGGATTGTGCAGTTTTCACTTCATAGTTACTTGAATTTAACTTTAGTACAGAACTTTACTCAAAACCTGTATCCTATTCATAACTATCCGTGATTCATATGACCACCACATTGAGAACACTTTTACTCCTATTAGTATAAAaacttctaaattaattttgttataacttACTTGACTTTTAGGGAACAATTAGTCGAAAATTCAttacaacaaaattattattaatattattatgattatcattaaaataaaattgggtTTCGTCaatgtttttggttttgtaaaTAGTAATGTTATGGTGATGTAATTATTAGATAAGGCAGGAGAAACAACATTAGaatgtagaaaataaaaagtatgtaGGTTTCATCCACACATGCAAATGCTTACTTGAAgattaaaaaatggtttattCCTAAGAGTGCGTGTCTAATATGCAAGGTAAGTAAGAAGTAGCTAGAAAGAGTGACTCCTAGAGCGCAATCGACAAATAAATCAccataaaatgaaagaatgtgGTGGAGGATCAGGGGCCATCAAAACCATATCACAATATAATATCTCTCAATCATTTTCCCAAActtttcaaataacttttatacTATTTTCAAATCTACCTTTCCAATAATCCTACCAAGTACCCCGCACGAAACTTCCTCTTTCTATCCAAACGACAAATTGTCCAAATGGATAATTCCAGAAtcatccttttcatttttttgaacTTCCTTCCTGCCTCTTTGACCCAACTTTCTTTcactcaaaaataaattaaaccaGGATAAAGATAGTCACCAGCAATTCCCATTTTCCACATACTTTGCAATCTGATTTCAATCATTAAGTGCTAATAAACTTCGCCTTAATGATTTCATACCATTCTACAACATCCACTGATTTATCGTGTAATAAACAAAACTCGATCAACGTCACTATCTTATTTCTTATTGTTGATTTCAATATTTGTCTTTACAATAATCTCTTCACTATACCACTCTCTATCTGCCACTTTAATTACCAAATTATGGTTTAATCGTTAATACATGAACAGACaattactttttctattttcaaaagtGTCGTACTAGGGTTCGGATAGGTCAAACCTATTCAATAGTATTTTTCTTTagcaaatttaaacaaatacaCTCACAAAAAGCATTTATTGCATATTTTCATAATATGAACTTTATATCTATACgctaaaagttttaaaaaattaattaaacgtCAAGAGTAAAACGACAAGAAGCACTGAGGTTGACATTGTATCTAGACGTAGTTTACAAATTCGTACATTGTTCGTTCGTATTGTTTTCGGTGTACTTATATCGtactcaattttaatttttacttctcattcaactaaaaaaatatgatacacgataaaacaattcattattactttacattaatttattcaaaatttatattcaagGGAAAAAACTTACACATAAGTCTTCTCCAATGAGACAAATGATACGCagatgagaagaaaaaatagaatattggTAAGGTGTACGTGGAATGCCAAATTAAGTTCTCAAGCATTCTATTTTGTCCtcacattattaaaatactaagaATATACTTTTGTCATTGTGTGGAAAAGGAGACAACTAAATTTGTACCCCTATCTTTTTCATGCGTATTTTCTCACAATTAAAACCCATGTTACTATATTGATTTCCTTTTCAAAGAGCGCACCCATGTGTGTACATtttcaaatacataaattaaaaaatatatttaaaaaactttgcTCACCATAAGAGCTAGTTAATTAGTTTGCTATAATTAAAcagttgttaatttttaattaatgacaTTAAACTTTATTGACCATCAACAAGacgtgtttttaattttttattagttttaatcctctgaatttatttttgctttagtgcatttattattttaagtttagttCATATTGTACTTGAACAGTCAAAGTATTGTCAATAATCAAGGTAATATTACAGAATATTCGTTACAAAAGATAAAGTTAGACTCCCATAAATATAAgactttaaaagaatataagacagacagacaaaaaaaaaaaacctagaaaacattttaaattaattttcataaaaacagccaaatcaaacttatttttataagaacGGTCAAAAGAAGCACAGTAAATAACCTTTAAATAGTTTGACAAAAATTTACAAGtaacaattttcttaaaactatattacacatataagtaaaattttaattatttttatctcaataaattatatagcctcaaaaattatttttaaatgtcaGTAGTAGAACTAAACGATACTGATTTATTTTGCAATTAGCGTGAACAttgatttactttatttataaacGAGGctgaaaagaatattaaatatatttgaactaTGTATTAAATAGTCTTTCTTTCAATGTATAATCcaatgaacaaaatattttgaatttcttaaccGATCGATTATGAAGAACCTCTTGCAATTCTTCgctcttgtaatttaattagtCCCTCATTAATCAATCTGCTGGATTAATTAGTTATTCGCAAAGTGAATTACATAACCAAAAGTTTATTAAGATAATGtgtttataaactaaattatttccctctttttataattttccttCTTAGCTGTCTTCTCATGTGATTAttaaaagttttcattttaatgGCAAAACACCCAACACATGAAAACCATGAGTGTttcaaaagaaggaaaaaaaaccttccttttgaatttatcttgaatcagaaaaagaaaaaaatgatccAGAAGTGGGTGCACTGCGCACACCTTAGAACATCCAACACGCAGAAGCAAGCAATTCCCCAAGAAAACCGAATGccatgaaattaaataataaagcaTAATTAAAATCTGtgaatcaatttattttatttctaaattcaaaTGTTTTCCTGTTACAAACAATTAAGGAGATTCCAAAAAAGATCTCAAGCTAACCCAATTAATCAACCAATCAATAACAaagcaattgtttttgctttcaATTTCTCCAGCTTCTTCTAATGTCAGGCTTCCAGAAACCCAGTCAACCTGAGGATCGAATTTCTGACCTGACTCAAATCTCTTCCCTTCAAAGTCCTCCCGTTCCCGGTGCAGACCGAGAATGCCATTTTCCCAGCCACCCTCTGGCGAACGATCTCATGCGGCGGCCTCATTTCCTCCAACTCTTCCTCCTCAATGGAATCCCACCGCCGAACCATTCTATCGGGTATATTCACAGGCTTTGAAATTGTGATCCTCTGCGGCGGGGGCAGCGCCACCTTGACTCCTTGGCGGAGGCTGTGGTCTGAGAAAACAACCTCGGATTCCGTGAACTCCTCAGCCATGTCTTATGAATTGTTTTGGGGGTTAAGTAAGGTTTGGGAATGAAACAGTGAAGGTTTGGGGTTTTATTTATAAGAACAGAAAGGGAATCCTTGGAAACGTATTGGGTACACTTAGATTGGTTTGTATTGTCAGATGGCGTCATTATAATTTGTTTCATTCACTGAGTCGGCtctattttgtgaacaaatccagctcttaattttcttctctGTGGGTCccacttttgttttcttcatttcaaTACCATCACATTTCCTTTTCTTGCAATTAACTCCTTCTGTGCCTTCTCTCAGTTAATCCCAATTAAAAATCTCACCTGTTGCCTTCTCTTAATTACACATGTTCAATTTTGTGTCTCTACGTTTCCTAattctcttcattttatttACCCTATTCCATGTTTCCAAATCTAAtcaattttttacattcttGAGTTTTAATGTTTATCCAAAATAAGATATATTGAATGAATTAAGTcaaaagtttatgtttttttaaatgttaagcACATGATTTAAATGATTACTGCATCTACTTTGATTTCTGTTACTTTCCAAACACAATGAATTATATACATAAGTTTAAGGCTGTTACCTACACATCTCGTTGACGTATACTATCATAATTGTTTGTTAATTAACTATCTATAACAAAGACCAAGACAGAAGCATAACTGTGATTGCTTACATACGTGGCTACTgcttcatccttatctaaatagccGAAAGTTAAAACCATTTTAACTTAGCGTGTCAAATGATAATAATCTTTGTACAGTGTTTTTCTCTGACAAAGTAAAATTTCTGATAAAAAAGACGTCGAGACAAGATCGTTACTGTTTTTCTCTAATCTATGTGTTGTGGATGTGTATTTCTGTATAATTATTTCCATGACACCTTTCTTATTTTCTGTGTAACCCTTTTCTAATGATGACAACTCAGAAATCAAATCCTTTCAAAGAATTTCCATATATTAAactgaaattattaaatatatatatttttataacatatttatttataagtgaaACTGAGTTTaactaattacatttttttcagtTATGCTAGACAACAAAAGTGTTTGCGAGAATCTATAACTAGatgattaatattttcaacTATGGGGGATTCTTTTaccataatatttaataatgtttacTCATACATGAAAGtatcatacaaaaatttaatgaGGTTAGTTTTAATACAAAGCATTAAcattttgataatattaattaagtaaaattaatataatgtttttaaaataatattacagcgtaataataaatataaaactgtgaaaaataaattataacttttgctGTTTTTCAATTAACTGGTTTATATATGGTACTTATTTTGTTcaataagtttaattttgaaaattaactGATAATAATAGGGATTAacttacattattaaaatatcttcaagGATAAATATCTACCAACTAccatttttcttaataaattattaattaaagagtgtaaagtgtttttttttttttgtatttttgagatattaagtaaaagtaattacatttaataaaatattatgataatttcatgaaaaatattgtggaaaaaaaaaacataactatTGTCCACggccatatatttttttcactataattttgaatgtatttgacaaattttgttaattagtttataatatgttgaatttcttattggataaaaaaaataaagatgttaTATTATTGGCCAATTACATGATAATACGAAAATGTGGAATAATCATGtaacaaaagtaaattaaactttatttcattataaactattttaattgtaaaattcaGTTGCTAGTAGGCATTTTAATACGATAATGCACGTAATTCTACATTTTatgaacaaaataatatatttgtattttttaccGTATTTACAATTATACTGTAATTAAAATTGTGgtgaagaattttattttttttgtcagtaataaattttaaatggaaaatgatgaaaattttatccatacattatataaaatatatttttaatattttcttcattagaAGTGAGAAATATATTGTGGTCATAAAATATGTCTCTGAAAAGGTACTTAACAAGGtgtaaatcaaaaataaaatgaataaatttttcatcATGGTAAGTATTTGGTCTCtattagtatttaatttattttattttattttttatgaaattttaattaagagtGTATGTTTCTAATACTGTAAGTGAATTAAGTTTGTAAAAAACAGTTgagtttcttaaaaatatattagaaagttTTGCTACTACATGTTATCACAAAAATAAGTATagttaatttaacatttaatcaATCAATTGTATAATTGTTTGTTTGGATATGTAAAAAATTGTCGTTGTTGAAATGTTTACAAATGTAAATGATAGTTTTGAaacatgaattttaaaattagaaatttgatGGATTATACAGCTACTAAACATGGTAAATAATTTCTCATGTAACAAATTAGATTCACTAGTAGAATGTGTGATCGAACAAACAAGACTACTTCATTAGAAACAAAGTGTTTATATCCACGTATGCATGGTAGGATGGTCCTATATAGGTGACAaacatgtaatatatatatatatatatatatatatatattataggtGATGTATATTGTGCTTCTTGTAAACTCGTTAGAAGTGTTCCATAAGTAGGTAATAAATGATGTATGAGATAATATTGTGGTAtgaataatcataaattaataagTACGAAAATCATTATGAGAATAAGATATTATGTTACAAAGTATGTGTAGAATTTTAATGAGTTAGCtatcaatttttgtttattaaaatagtttaaatttcgCATATGTTGTAAcacatttacatatttttatcatattatgcGTTGGTTTAAGATAATTGGCTGTTCAGGTTTAACATATGATATAACAagttataatagaaaaattatacaaaactataaaaatattttattttcttaaattctaAACTCTAAATAAGTCTACTGTGAAAATCAAACTCTAACATGAATGTAGTATtggtatatataattttatcttagattttttatattaatttattgtaataaaaataacttttgtttattgttATGAATATGTTATTGTTTCTAGAGATAATAAGTTCGCTTatcttaaacaataataataataattttgaattataatttgtaaataaaaaattggaagtatctcattaaaaatattaatattttaaaaaataattattaacaagGTTATAGTGATATTGTATATCAGTAACGTAAGTACCAAAATATAGAAAAGTCACAATATTAATACatgaaaaattatcattaatataatCTTTAAGATAGTTATAATACATACAAGTTTACCATATAAAACATTTCCCATTTACACCATTGACACATACACTCAACTTTAGTAtggtatatatttttacaataggAAAAACATTTTCAGAAGGTTGTTATTTTTACTCCATTTTTGAAACTAAAATAGTTCtagataatattttgtatttttttaaaaaagcagTACTTAATTAAGATGTTTGAACGTATTTAGAAGGCAGTACATATGTGGTCACTATTATTTAGAAATTGAATTATGTtgaacttttactttattaatattgcaaagaaaaaaaaattattgcatTCACTTTCCATGTTTTGGATGTGTATTTCATTTACGATTTTGGATGAGAAAATTATTCCATGGATAGTCCCGAggtctttgttttcttcttttctgtcAAAGTAATGACAAATTTCCTCTATGTGTATTTATGGCAACATTATTGAATACTATGTTGTTCTGTTTGAGATATACATGGTTTGTTTACATAATGGTgtcattatttgttttttcaatgaCCTTTTTTGTGTTTGGACTTCACGACATTATGTCATCAGTTTGAATCATAATAGTACTGTAATAGTGTTTTCATAATGTAGATTACAGAATAGTCTAGAGCTATGATGGAgggatgagataaaaaaaagaagaaaataaacacTTAAACTACTATACAGTTTTATACTAATTTGATAAAATGGAAATTTTATTGTGTACAAAACAAACATCTATAACCCAATGCTCAATCAACAGTGTGACCATTAGGGTTCCTTTGTGGACAAGGTAAATCACACACTTACATGTTGATATATAGcaattaaacttttgaaaaataataatcttttatattagaCTTGAAATGTTCAAAGTATTATTTTAGGTGATGCACGGGCAAACTTAGCGGAAGAAACACCGTTCACATCGAAGTCAACCTTAACCGTGTAAGAAACTGAGAATCGATGTCAAAAGATCCACCTAAGTTAATTGATATTACGTGTACAACTAGGTCTTCGTATTAAATACCgtataataataacattgtaTCAAACTATATTACACAATGCACTAAAAATAGCGCATGTTGCGgtttataacatataaaatcCCACAAGCATTTGGAAAGTTTATTTGAGTTATCTTCCTCTTATTAACCGTGATAGATTAGTGATAATGACTGACAACATCATATTTTAGTATAGATAttgaaatgaattatttaaCGTTGTATTTAtttgcaaataaaataaaaaaattgcaaagtttaaataagagaaaaatgaaaaaacaaaattatgattaGTTTATGTTATGCATGGTAGCGGCTAAAGCATTGGGAAACACAACAATGATTGAATGAGTAAAAAGCGTGGCTATAAAGCTATCTCTCTGTGTTTTACTACACCTACGCCCGCATTTCAAGCCAAGCCTCTGCAGCTGGGCCCCACGCCTCATCCGCATAATATCTGTCACCTCTGCGTACCAGGATTTCCAACCTCACCGCCCACTAGTATGAGTACACGTGTCTGATGATGATGTCACGGCCCTGTTTTCCATGTGCTGGAAGGGTTGTACTCTCTTCATGATTAATCCTGCTTCCCTGCTACGTTCCCCACGTCGTTTCTTTGTTTTCGTGCAAGTCTCCATAACACTGGcataatttttcttaactttatctcaataattttattttatcttactttTCAGTTTCCTCTCTGTTTGTCGAATATGCCCGTGAAGTCACCTCTCCAAGCAATGTTCTGCTGGTTTTCTTCGGAAGGGTCTTGCTTTGCGATTTCTTCTCCTCATCTACCACAACTTGAGGGAGATAATAATgtcaatcaattattttaataacaccgttaaattaaggtttaaacctttttttatttctaagttaagttttgatattcagtttagttttagtttttaaaaatattaacttttagtttctatgatatgaaaaatctATTAAATCAGTCCTGAtaacaacacttaatgaacaataaattacaagttttcatatctaggtatccaatattttgtgatttgttaatgaaaagtgttatgaacaacaaatcacttaatgaaaaacttgtgatttgttaacgaataggattgatttgatacatttttcatatcatagaaaGTAAAggttaacattttaaaaaatagagacTAAAcggaacatcaaaacttaatttagagaaaaaaaagagtttaatccttaaattaatatatataagtaacaACGACCTTTGTTTAACGTCTCAATTTCTAGGTTAAATTCAACTTAAATTATAAAGtgaataaattagtaaaaaaacaTTGGTAATATGTACAAACTATAATAAATTCGCATAACCTGAAAAGAGCATACAAGATACTCAAGTTAGAGTTtcaaaaaaagttttattttgtcaTCCTGATCATTTTGGTTGTTCTTCAAAGAACGCAACATAAGAAAATTGTGAAGTTGAAGttctttcatttaaagaaaaagaatgaaaaaggaaaatcattcTTAGAATGGTGGGGACTGGGAATTGAGACAGAACATAAAAGATTTGCACCCTTTTGTTGTGAATGATTAATGAGGGCATATGATGATTGTCGAAAAAGGCTTATCTGATTATGCATGTGATGGGTATATATTAAAAGTGTATTGTCTAACAGTACGACAATGATTGAAAATGGTGAACATGTGACACTAGTAAATGAAATGGGTTCGCATTCTCTTATGTTTATCGACTGATATACCCAGACATGCTGGGAAAAACTTATCTACAAGGGTTTTtaagagtaaaaaatata
Above is a genomic segment from Vigna radiata var. radiata cultivar VC1973A chromosome 10, Vradiata_ver6, whole genome shotgun sequence containing:
- the LOC106775591 gene encoding uncharacterized protein LOC106775591, encoding MAEEFTESEVVFSDHSLRQGVKVALPPPQRITISKPVNIPDRMVRRWDSIEEEELEEMRPPHEIVRQRVAGKMAFSVCTGNGRTLKGRDLSQVRNSILRLTGFLEA